The following DNA comes from Hyphococcus flavus.
GGTCTTTCCTAGTGTTGCTTCAAACCCTGCATAATCGAGTGCGTCGTCAATCAATTGATAAGCAATGCCGAAATTGAGGCCAAAATTGCGGATTGCAGCCTCTTCCTGCGGGTTACGTCCTGAGATCAATCCGCCAACTTCTGTTGCCGCAGCAAACAGCGCTGCCGTTTTCGCCTCGACCACTTCTAAGTAGGTTTCAAACGTGGCGCTGAGGTTTTTTTGTGTAGTGAGTTGCAGTACCTCGCCTTGGGCAATGATGCCTGATGCGTGAGATAAAGCGTGTAACACTCTTAAATCCTTCGCCTCCACCATCAGTTCGAAAGCACGTGCAAAAATAAAATCCCCGACCAGTACGCTTTCTTTGTTGCCCCAGATGATATTTGCGGTGCTGGCGCCACGCCTAAGCGCTGAACCATCGACAACATCATCATGTAACAATGTTGCGCCGTGGATCAGCTCGACCGAAGCGGCGAGTTTGACGTGATCATTGCCCTGGTAGTTAAGCAGGTTGGCGGAAGCGAGGGTAAGCATTGGCCGCAGTCTTTTTCCGCCGGCTTTGATGAGATGGCCCGCAAGCTCCGGGATCATTCTGACCGGGGATTGCATGCGAGATAGGATTTCACCATTCACCGCCTCAAGGTCTGCGGCGGTGAGTTTTTGCAGACGCGTAACAGCGGCAAGGAAGTCAGCTTCCCGGCTTCCTAGTCTTGGCGCACGGCGCTGTGCGATTTGATCGGTTGCTGTCGCTGCAAAACTCAAGAGACGAAACCCTTTCAATCCCGATATGGGTGCGCAGATTGGGCATTGCCAGTCAGCGGGTCAAGCAAATGACGGCCCGGTGCTTAGCGGCGAATCAGCGCTAGTGCAAAGCCGCGTACATAAGGCTTCCGCATTGAAAATGCGCGGAGATTCGCCTACTTGCTGAAAATGACTAGTTTTCTGAAACGCTTTGGCGCGATTTGGCGGGCGCTACCCTTTTCTGGCGCGAGCAAGTCACTTGTTACCGTAATCGATCTTTCCGGCGTTATTGGAGATGCTGGGGGGCCGGGCCGCAAAGGGCTTTCACTAAAAAAGCTGGAAAAAACGCTCGAGGCAGCCTTCAAGCCTGATAATTTGTCAGCCGTCGCACTTGCGGTGAATTCCCCCGGAGGGTCTCCTGTACAGTCCAGGCTAATCATGAACGCCATAAGGCGGCATGCAACAGAGAAAGAAGTCCCTGTTTTGGCGTTTGTGGAAGATGTCGGAGCCTCGGGCGGTTATATTTTGGCGCTGGCCGGAGACGAGATTTACGTTGACGAGAGCTCGATCGTTGGCTCGATCGGCGTCATCTCAGGCGGTTTTGGATTTCATGAGGCGATCCGACGGATTGGTGTCGAGCGCCGCGTTTATACGGCAGGAGAAAATAAGTCGATGCTGGATCCGTTTCAGCCTGAAGACCCGAAGGACATTGAGCGCCTTGAAGTCATTCTGACGGATCTCCACGAGCAGTTTAAAGCGCTGGTCAAGGAACGCCGTGGGGACAAGCTTGCAGACGATTCTGAAATGTTCTCTGGAGCGATATGGACTGGCCCTGCCGCTGCGGAGCGGGGGTTGGTCGATGGAATCGCTCAGCTCGGCGATTTTTTGAGAGAACGGTTCGGCGATGATGTTAAGATCAAGCGCATCGCGGTCGAAGGCGGCTCTTTGTTGAAGAAGCTGCTGGCAGGCGGCGAGGAAGCGAGCGGGCTAAATGCGTCTGCTTCGCTTCTCGATGCCGATGAGCTGATTGCGGCCGGCGAGCGTCGTGCGCTTTGGGCGCGTTATGGGCTTTAAAGGTTGATCTTGGCTATCAGGAGGCCGTTATGAGTGCAGTGACAACTTTAGCCGCTACGGTGGCCGCGGCGGCAGGCGCTGTCGCACTTTACCGCTTTATTGATAAAAGGTCGAAATCCCTAAGCGCTGCGATTTCTGAATTTAAAAAGACTTCCCGTCATAACAACGGAACTGTTATTGAGTATGAGCAGGACCCTGAGAGCGGCGTCTACAAGCCCAAGGAAAAGTTCAGGCGCTGATGCCCGGAAGCAGGGTAATCACAACGTGTCGCTCGTGAGGCTGGCGCCGGTGCTCAAGTAGATACAATCCCTGCCAGGTTCCCGTAAGCAATCGCCCACCTTCGAACGGGACTGAAAGCGATGTCGACGTGATCGCGGATTTCAGATGAGCCGGCATATCATCCGGGCCTTCAGCCGTATGAGAGTAAGGGCCGTGTTCAGGAGCGATCCTGTCCAGCCAATTGACCAGATCGCGACGCACATCTTCATCAGCATTTTCTTGCACCGTTAATGATGCTGACGTGTGCTGAATAAATACATGTGCTAATCCGTGCTTGACACCGCAATTTATTAATACGTTTTCGACCTGTGTCGTGATGTCGATACATGCACGGCCAGGTGTTTTTATAGTGAGTATTTTCGCCATTTCTCGAAATTTCAGCCTATAAATGAATTTATTTTTTTGCAGACCTTGGAAGAAAAAGCCATAATAGATGTCGATATCCCTCTAATTCAGCTAGCGCGTTGGTTTGAAAGATATTGCATTCATAGATCTTGAAGCGTCTGGACTCGGTGCGAAATCCTGGCCGATCGAGGCGGGCTGGTGCTTCTTGTCAGGTAATCCGCAAGCTTTGCTGATAAAGCCTCATGCGACTTGGCCGCTCGATCAGTGGGATGAGGCAGCGTTCGCCCTTCATGGTGTTGCCTATGATGATCTGTTGAAAGCAGGCGTAGCTATTGAGGAGGTATGCACGGCATTGAACGAAGCGCTTGCAGGAAAAAAGGTATACTCGGACGCCCCGGATTGGGACGGCTTTTGGTTTTATCGCCTTTTTCAGGCGGCTGGCGTCCGCCAGGAATTTGTATTGCGTGATTTTTACGATGTTTTCCGAAATACGCCAAAGGAAATTCTCAAAAGCATTGTTGAAGAAGCTAATAAGAACGCGCCTCGTGCGCATCGTGCCGTTCCGGATGTGCTTCATATGCGTGCATTGTACGAACTTGCTGCAAAACAGAATTGATTTTTTTGCGCAGCACGACAATGTCACCTGATGACAGAAGCCGTATTATTTGAACCTGAAAGATTCGATTATCAATTCACTGATGGCTTGATGACGGGATGGCGTTGGAAAAATGCTGGGGCACGGCCTTTGTTGTTTTGTCACGCAACAGGTTTTTGCGCATCCGCCTACAAGCCGATGTTGTCGCATTTGGACGCCGGCAAGTTTGATGTTTATGCGCTCGACATGCGCGGTCATGGGCGCAACACGCTGCCCGCAAATCCAGAACAATTGAAATCATGGCAGGTGTATGCGGACGATATTCAGAGATTTCTGGATGTGCAAGATCTTGATGACTGGATTCTTTCTGGCCATTCCATGGGAGCCGTCACGGCGGCCATGGCGTCAAAGGGGCGCGCCGACATCTCTGAGCTTCGGCTGATCGAGCCTGTAGCGGTCTCGCGATGGATGACCATCATTGCGGCAACACCAGCCTGGAAATTGGTGGGGTCCCGTATTCCTCTGGTCCAGCAAGCGGCGAAGCGGCGCTCGCAATGGGAGTCACCAGAGGCGGTTTTTCAGTCATACAGCCGCAAGGGATTGTTTAAAAATTGGCGCCCAGGCGCGCTTGAGAGTTACTTGAGGGATGGATTGAAGCCTTCGGTTGATGGAGGCGTCGAGCTTTCCTGCACTCCGGCTTGGGAAGCCGCCACATTTGCCGCCCAGGCGAATGATTTCTGGGGCGCTCTTGAGGCGTTTAGAGGCCCGGTTTCCATTTTCGCGGCGGATCATCCCACCTCGACGGTGAGTTCCGCCGCAGCGGCGAAATTCAAGCGTTACGCCATGCATCTCACGGTTGCACAAAATACTTCCCACCTCGCGCCCATGGAGGAGCCGGCTGAGTTGGCCGCATTTCTGTGCGCCTGATGGGGGAATAATATCAGGGTTGGCAGTTCCGCAGGCTTTTTGCTAAGCGTTCGCGCGAACCGCCCCTTGAACCGGGCTTGCGGCGCATTTTTTAGCGCCAAAAGACAATAGAAGACGATAGACATCAGAAAGGCATATGATGAGTGAGGCGCAGCCCGTCCCGCAGGTCACCGGCAGAATGTTTCTTTATGAGAAACCGGAGCTGCTGACAAAAGAAGAGCACGGCGAACTAAAAGTGAAGCAATCGGACAGTCCGTTTGCATTTGCTGCAAAAGCCCGCGCTATTCCGATTACCTATAGTGAAATTCCCTCTGCCATGAAAAACTTCCCATTGATTTTCATGTCCAAGGAACAGCCGCAGATGCTTGCGGTCACAGGTCTTTATGACGACATCAACCTGTTTGTCGGAGATGATGGAAAATGGGAGGATCATACTTACGTCCCTGGATACATCCGCCGTTATCCTTTCGGTCTTGCGAATGAAAGCGAAGGCGACAGGCTGGCGGTGATCATCGACCGGGCGTTTGACGGTTTTGCAACCAACGGTGACGGCGCTCCGCTTTTCAAAGACGGAGAGCTTACCGAAGAAACGGCAAGGCTTGTTGAGTTTTGCAAAGGTTACGAACAGGATCGTTCATTAACAGAACAATTTGTTCGTGTTTTGCAGGACAATGAGCTCATTCAAGCGCAAACCGCGCAATATACGCCAATTGGATCGAGCGATGCTGTAGACTTCGCCAGCTATTTCAGTATCGACGAAAAGCGCTTAAACGAACTGCCCGACGAGAAGCTGTTGGAGATTCGTAAATCCGGCATGTTGCCTTTGGTGTACGGAATGCTCATGTCCATGGGCAACTGGCGCTTGTTACTGCAGCGCAGGGCAAAAAGATTTGATTTGCAGGACGGGGCTATCTTTAAACCACTGGCGACGAATTAATCTTGGCGGTATTTTTTATGAAAAGGCCGGATAGGAGACTATCCGGCCTTTTTAATGCTTGCTCCGGTGTTCACAATTCTTCGAAAAACAGCCGGACATGCATAATATTTATTGGCTGACAGATAAGGCTTGGCTAACACCGAGGACATGAACCTTTTTCGACTAATACTGAGTGCAGTTCTGCTGACGTTTTTCTCAGCAGTGGATGGGCATGCACAAAGCATAGTTCAAAATGAACGCTCCAGAACTGAGGTTTTGGCCGAAACAAGCGGATTTGTTCCGGGTGAGACGGCATGGTTCGCGGTAAAACAGGAGCTCCGCCCGGGCTGGCATGTATTCTGGGTCAATCCGGGCGATGCCGGGTTGCCGTTGGAGCTTGATTGGAGCCTGCCTCAAGGATTTTCCGCCGGGGAAATCTTGCACCCTGCGCCCGAGTATATTCCTGTTGGTCCGCTCGCCAGCTATGCGCATGAGGGCGCGCCTGTATTCCTGATCCCTGTGACCGCGCCGCAGGATGCGCAGGTTGGCGACGTCGTTGATGTTGCAATCGACGCCCGCTGGCAAATTTGTGAAGAAATCTGTGTACCTGAGGAAGGCCGATTTTCATTTTCTGTGCCAGTTGTTGAAACGTCGACGAAGGACCCGAAGGTCCAGCAGATTTTCAGCACAGCGCGCGCGGCTCTTCCTGATAAGTTATCTAAGCCTGTGAAATTTTCTGTGTTAGGCGGCGATTATGTCCTGCAGTTTTCTCCACCGAATGAATTTTCGGCGACAAACGCATTTTTCTTTGCTGAGCCGGAAGGGCTTGTAGAGCCCTCGGCGCCGCAGACGATTTCCCTTGAGGATGGCGCGGCCAACATCGCAATGAAGCCGGGCTGGATCGACAGATATGACGGTGACGCGCTACGTGGCGTTCTGACATTCACGGACGTTGGCGGGGGCAGGAGAACTTTCAGCCTTATCGCTGACGTGCCGGCGCCGATCGTGAAACCGTCCGATGGCGGAGCGATTGCGCAGACCCAAAGCACCCCCGATGTTCTTTTGCTTCTTGTTTTGGCGTTTTTGGGCGGTGTCATTCTTAACGTCATGCCATGCGTGTTTCCGATTGTGTTTATTAAGGCG
Coding sequences within:
- a CDS encoding polyprenyl synthetase family protein → MSFAATATDQIAQRRAPRLGSREADFLAAVTRLQKLTAADLEAVNGEILSRMQSPVRMIPELAGHLIKAGGKRLRPMLTLASANLLNYQGNDHVKLAASVELIHGATLLHDDVVDGSALRRGASTANIIWGNKESVLVGDFIFARAFELMVEAKDLRVLHALSHASGIIAQGEVLQLTTQKNLSATFETYLEVVEAKTAALFAAATEVGGLISGRNPQEEAAIRNFGLNFGIAYQLIDDALDYAGFEATLGKTVGDDFREGKMTAPVVFAVARARDDEKSFWRRAIANGDIKENDFEKACSLMERDSAIEDTILCARRYADKALEALAVLPDNTFSSALGDLVTTSTARAS
- a CDS encoding SapC family protein, with product MSEAQPVPQVTGRMFLYEKPELLTKEEHGELKVKQSDSPFAFAAKARAIPITYSEIPSAMKNFPLIFMSKEQPQMLAVTGLYDDINLFVGDDGKWEDHTYVPGYIRRYPFGLANESEGDRLAVIIDRAFDGFATNGDGAPLFKDGELTEETARLVEFCKGYEQDRSLTEQFVRVLQDNELIQAQTAQYTPIGSSDAVDFASYFSIDEKRLNELPDEKLLEIRKSGMLPLVYGMLMSMGNWRLLLQRRAKRFDLQDGAIFKPLATN
- a CDS encoding secondary thiamine-phosphate synthase enzyme YjbQ gives rise to the protein MAKILTIKTPGRACIDITTQVENVLINCGVKHGLAHVFIQHTSASLTVQENADEDVRRDLVNWLDRIAPEHGPYSHTAEGPDDMPAHLKSAITSTSLSVPFEGGRLLTGTWQGLYLLEHRRQPHERHVVITLLPGISA
- a CDS encoding alpha/beta fold hydrolase is translated as MTGWRWKNAGARPLLFCHATGFCASAYKPMLSHLDAGKFDVYALDMRGHGRNTLPANPEQLKSWQVYADDIQRFLDVQDLDDWILSGHSMGAVTAAMASKGRADISELRLIEPVAVSRWMTIIAATPAWKLVGSRIPLVQQAAKRRSQWESPEAVFQSYSRKGLFKNWRPGALESYLRDGLKPSVDGGVELSCTPAWEAATFAAQANDFWGALEAFRGPVSIFAADHPTSTVSSAAAAKFKRYAMHLTVAQNTSHLAPMEEPAELAAFLCA
- a CDS encoding S49 family peptidase is translated as MTSFLKRFGAIWRALPFSGASKSLVTVIDLSGVIGDAGGPGRKGLSLKKLEKTLEAAFKPDNLSAVALAVNSPGGSPVQSRLIMNAIRRHATEKEVPVLAFVEDVGASGGYILALAGDEIYVDESSIVGSIGVISGGFGFHEAIRRIGVERRVYTAGENKSMLDPFQPEDPKDIERLEVILTDLHEQFKALVKERRGDKLADDSEMFSGAIWTGPAAAERGLVDGIAQLGDFLRERFGDDVKIKRIAVEGGSLLKKLLAGGEEASGLNASASLLDADELIAAGERRALWARYGL